The stretch of DNA TCTGTGAGGCGATTATCCGCTGCCAGCACAAGCTCACCATCGCTGCGATGCGGGGCAATGCCGGTGCGGGTGGCGTGTTCCTGGCGCTGGCGGCAGACCAGATTTATCTGCGCCGCTCTGTGGTGATGAACCCTCACTATAAATCGATGGGCAACCTCTACGGCTCCGAATACTGGACCTACCTGCTACCGGCGCGGGTTGGCGAGGAGCAGTCCCTTCGCATCATGTCCAACCGCTTACCCCTGGGGGCGGCCCTGGCGCAGCGATTGGGACTGGTGGATGAGGTGTTTGGCGACTCGCAGGCCGAGTTTGAGCGCGAGTTGCGCCAGCGCGCTGAGGCGCTGGCCGGGGCCGCCGACTATGAGGTGAAGCTGGCGGCCAAGCAGCGCCGGCGCGCCGAGGATGAAGCGACCAAGCCCCTGGCCCAGTACCGGGCCGAGGAGCTGGAGCGGATGCAGCTTAACTTTTACGGTTTCGACCCCAGCTACCACGTGGCGCGCTATCACTTCGTGGAGAAACTGGCCAAATCCCGCACCCCGCCGTTCCTCGCACGTCACCGGCGCAAGAGCGCCTAGGCTAGTCCCGCGCGGAGGCCTCCGCGGTGGTAAAGCGGGGCTGAGGTTGGCTTTCAGGAACGGGGCCGGGTTCGGCATCGGTGGGGACCCAGACATCCTTGTCGATGCTGCGATCCAGGAACTCGAACTGGCGGCGGTCGAAATGGGGCACCTGGCCGCGCTCGATCTGCTGTTCGAAATCCTGGATTACCCTGAACACCACACCGGAGAGCAGCAGCAGCGCCACCAGGTTGATGATCGCCATCATCCCCATGCTCAGGTCGGCAAAGCTCCACACCGTTGGCAGGCTGGCAAGGGTGCCGTAAACCACCATCCCCAGCACCGCCAACCGGTAGAGCAGCAGCGTCCAGCCGCGATCAATGATAAACCGCAGGTTGCTCTCGCCGTAGTAGTAGTTGGCAATGATGGAGGTGAAGGCGAACAGCAGTATGGCAATGGCAATAAAGTCACCGCCCCAGCTTCCCACCAGCCCGTTGAGGGCGCTCTGGGTGAGGGCGATGCCCTGCAGGTTGTGACCGCTCTCCAGCTCGCCCGAGATCAGCACAATGGCCGCCGTGGCGGTACAGATTACCATGGTATCGACAAAGACACCGGCCATGCCGATGATGCCCTGGGTGACCGGGTGGGGCGGGTTGGGAGTTGCCGTCGCGGCGGCGTTGGGAGCGCTACCCATACCCGCCTCGTTGGAGAAGAGGCCCCGCTTTATCCCCTGCATGATCGCTTGGGAGACCAGGTATCCGGTTCCCCCGGCCGCAGCGCTGCCGATACCGAAGGCGCTCTCAAAGATCAGCTTCAACACGGCGGGCATCTGATCCAGGTGGGTGACCACAACAAACAGCGCCAGCGCCAGGTAGGCCAGCGCCATGAAGGGAACCACAATCTCCGCGAAGCGGGCGATGGTGCGGATGCCGCCGAATACGATCAGGGCCGTGGCGATGCACAGCAATGCACCCGTGACCCAGGGGGTGAGGCCGAAGGCATGATCCATGGCGGTGGCGATGGAGTTGGATTGTACCGAGTTGAAGGCGAGTCCGAAGGCGACGATCAGGCAGAGGGAGAAGAGTACCCCCAGCCAGCGTTGCCCCAGGGCTTTCTCAATGTAGTAGGAGGGACCTCCGCGGAAGGTGCCGTCGCCGTTATTGGTCTTGTAGAGCTGGGCCAGGGTGTTTTCCATCAGGCTCGAGGACATCCCCAGCAGGGCAATCATCCACATCCAGAAGATCGCGCCGGGCCCACCCAGGTAGAGGGCCATGGCCACCCCGGCCAGGTTGCCGGTCCCGA from Aestuariirhabdus litorea encodes:
- a CDS encoding alanine/glycine:cation symporter family protein; this translates as MIDSANDLIWGSILIYLLLGAGLYFTLRTRAIQFRRLGFAFRTLINSRGTGGEGISSFQAFCTSLAARVGTGNLAGVAMALYLGGPGAIFWMWMIALLGMSSSLMENTLAQLYKTNNGDGTFRGGPSYYIEKALGQRWLGVLFSLCLIVAFGLAFNSVQSNSIATAMDHAFGLTPWVTGALLCIATALIVFGGIRTIARFAEIVVPFMALAYLALALFVVVTHLDQMPAVLKLIFESAFGIGSAAAGGTGYLVSQAIMQGIKRGLFSNEAGMGSAPNAAATATPNPPHPVTQGIIGMAGVFVDTMVICTATAAIVLISGELESGHNLQGIALTQSALNGLVGSWGGDFIAIAILLFAFTSIIANYYYGESNLRFIIDRGWTLLLYRLAVLGMVVYGTLASLPTVWSFADLSMGMMAIINLVALLLLSGVVFRVIQDFEQQIERGQVPHFDRRQFEFLDRSIDKDVWVPTDAEPGPVPESQPQPRFTTAEASARD